A part of Myxococcus landrumus genomic DNA contains:
- a CDS encoding class I SAM-dependent methyltransferase, translated as MDFFGELYLRSTLPFLSEAVTAREADYLARAFADAPVAGPIADLGCGHGRHASRLNVSGPLAQRIIGLEKDALSLSMRRRGFPVVRGDLRALPFQDGTLAGAYAWYSTLFAFTDEEHVAILRELARAMKRGGRLVFHSVPHERLAASPRAAFQRTLPDGGVLEEESQFDVSTGRDVGRRTLTLKDGRVLSACYSIRYYPLAELAGLLESTGFSITWVHGGLDGEPLTQLSADLIVGAVLRDG; from the coding sequence GTGGACTTCTTCGGCGAGCTGTATCTGCGCAGCACGTTGCCGTTCCTCTCCGAAGCCGTCACGGCGAGAGAGGCGGACTACCTCGCGCGCGCGTTCGCCGACGCGCCTGTCGCGGGCCCCATCGCGGACCTGGGCTGTGGCCATGGGCGTCATGCCTCGCGGCTCAATGTGTCGGGGCCGCTGGCGCAGCGCATCATCGGCCTGGAGAAGGACGCGCTCTCGCTGTCGATGCGGCGCCGAGGCTTTCCCGTCGTCAGAGGAGATCTCCGCGCGCTGCCCTTTCAGGACGGGACGCTGGCCGGAGCCTACGCGTGGTACTCCACGCTGTTCGCCTTCACGGACGAAGAGCACGTGGCCATCCTGCGTGAGCTGGCTCGCGCGATGAAGCGGGGAGGGCGGCTGGTGTTTCACTCGGTACCGCACGAGCGGCTCGCCGCGTCACCGCGCGCCGCGTTCCAGCGAACGCTCCCCGATGGCGGCGTGCTGGAGGAGGAGAGCCAGTTCGACGTATCCACCGGACGCGACGTGGGGCGGCGGACGTTGACGCTGAAGGATGGCCGAGTCCTGTCTGCGTGCTACTCCATTCGCTACTATCCCCTTGCGGAACTTGCCGGGCTGTTGGAAAGCACCGGGTTCTCAATCACCTGGGTACACGGTGGGCTCGACGGTGAGCCGCTGACGCAGTTGTCTGCCGACCTGATTGTTGGAGCGGTGCTTCGAGATGGCTGA